A part of Streptomyces sp. NBC_01451 genomic DNA contains:
- a CDS encoding tetratricopeptide repeat protein: MNADWNERVDAAWATFDDYDEDHGADFRAVIDTLVAELPADSPLAPFEQACAWDSTGHSDRAAPLYREALALGLSEASGYKGRRAKIQLSSSLRNLGQAEEGVKLLTPELDAPSDELDDAVRACLALCLSSLGRDREGLSLVLGALAPHLPRYQRSMANYARLLTEPDG, from the coding sequence GTGAACGCGGACTGGAACGAGCGCGTGGACGCGGCCTGGGCCACCTTCGACGACTACGACGAGGACCACGGGGCCGACTTCCGCGCCGTGATCGACACTCTCGTCGCCGAACTGCCCGCCGACAGCCCCCTGGCCCCTTTCGAGCAGGCGTGCGCCTGGGACTCCACGGGCCACTCGGACCGGGCGGCGCCGCTCTACCGGGAGGCGCTCGCACTCGGCCTCAGCGAAGCCAGCGGCTACAAGGGCCGCCGCGCCAAGATCCAGCTGTCGAGTTCGCTGCGGAACCTCGGGCAGGCCGAGGAGGGCGTCAAACTGCTCACTCCCGAACTGGACGCCCCCTCCGACGAGTTGGACGACGCCGTACGGGCATGTCTGGCGCTGTGTCTGTCCAGCCTCGGCCGCGACCGTGAGGGACTCTCGCTGGTCCTCGGCGCCCTCGCTCCCCACCTGCCGCGCTACCAGCGGTCGATGGCGAACTACGCCC